The sequence tctgtgcgtttcTGCAAGTTTAACTCCATACATTTCtttgcgttactgcatgtttaacgctatatagttgtgctttactgcaagtttaacgctctatagttctgtgcgttactgcaagtttaacgccatatagttctgtgcattactgcaagtttaacgccatacatTTAattgcattactgcacgtttaacgccatatagttgtGCTTTACTGCAAGTCTAACGCCATggagttctgtgcgttactgcaagtttaacataaTATAGTTCTGCTCTCAGGTGTCAAAGCTGCTGCGACCGGAAGGACGGTGGCGCTGAGCGAGAGCCTGTGTAAGCGGCACTAGATGCTCAGTGCagaatgggggtctgggggttCCTGAAGACGCAGTTTGTGGCCCATCTGCTCATTGGATTCGTCTTTGTCATAGGCAGTCTCGTCATCAACTTCCTGCAGCTCTGCACCCTCCCACTATAGGGCGTCAACAAGCAGCTGTATCGACGCATCAACTGCCGGCTAGCCTACTCTCTGTGGAGTCAGCTGGTGATGCTGTTGGAATGGTGGTCCGGCACACAGTGCACCCTCTTCACTGACCAGGAGACGGTGGATCACTTCGGGAAGGAGCACGTCATCATCATTCTTAATCACAACTTTGAAATTGACTTCCTATGTGGCTGGACCATGTGTGAGCGCTTCGGAGTGTTGGGAAGCTCGAAGGTTCTCGCAAAGAAAGAGCTTCTAATggttcctctgattggctggacgTGGTACTTCCTGGAAATTGTATTCTGTAAACGcaagtgggaagaggacagagacaCGGTGCTTCAGGTTCTGCACGACCTGCGGGACTACCCGGAATACATGTGGTTCTTGTTGTACTGTGAGGGGACGCACTTCACGGAGACCAAGCATAAAATCAGCATGGAGGTGGCAGATAAAAAAGGTCTGGCTCATCTGAAATATCATCTCCTGCCTAGAACCCGAGGATTCACCACTGCGGTCCAGTGCCTCCGAGGAACAGTCTCAGCTGTTTATGATGTGACGCTAAACTTCCGGGGAAACAAGAATCCGTCCTTGCTGGGAATTTTGTACGGGAAACAATATGAAGCGGACATGTGTGTGAGGCGTTTCCCTCTGGAAGAGATACCTGAAGACGAGAAGGAAGCGGCAAACTGGCTTCACAAGCTGTACCAGGAGAAGGATCTACAGGAATGTTATTTCCATGAGGGCACCTTCCCAGGTATCCAGATTATATCCCACCGCCGGCCATGGACCCTCCTAAATTTCCTGTTCTGGGCCACCGTCCTCCTCTCGCCTCTAATCTCGTTTGCAATTGGTATCTTCGCCAGCGGCTCCCCCCTTTTGATCCTGTCCTTCCTGGGCTTCATGTGGACAGCTTTGTTTGCTGTCCGGCGTCTCATTGGGGTGACGCAGATAGAGCAAGGGTCTAGCTATGGTAACAGTGAGGTAAAGATGGATTAGCTTCAGGTGGCATGCACTGAAGAGGCATTATGGACTTTCTCTGGATTTATATTTCTTACTAATGTGAACTGAGGGGGAGGAAATGCCTTTCTGGCCAATAGGAATCTGCCATTTTGTGTGCGAGAAACCCAGCGTACTGTGCGCTCTGCAACACCGCAGGCTTTGTTACCCCTAACCTCCGCCCTCCACTCCATCCTGCCCCCCCCATCTATGGATCTGTATTACCCCCTGGTACAATCTGCTGCTGGATCTGTATTACCCCCCCCATTTCACCCCACTACAAGCATATTACCCtcttctatccccccccccccatcactggaTCTGTATTACCCCCTTCTCCATATTACTCCTCAAttacacaaaatgtattttaccTTCTAATCTCTGCCCCTCTCTccatcctgccccctccacagaatCTGTATTACCTATGATTTCCCCCAATACCTTGCCTTTCTTTCTAGATTAGGATTGCCCCCTCCTTTGTTCTCCCTCCCCTGAGCCTGTTCTACTCCTGATCTGTGTTATGTCCTACTGTATGTCACTGGCTCTGCCTCCCGGAGCTTCATCTCTGTCACACATGGTCCAATGCTGTCCCTCGTCTTTTGCAGATCTGTATTCCCATTCCAGGGAGTGTCAGCACTGCCTCTTCCTTTTCTgtattctccttcctgattggctctgTCCCCCTTGATCCCTACATCTGTAttattagtttgcacataaagctacttggtgtgtactgcacttggcctctgcagtttgcacctaaagctactgtgtgtgtactgattttgtcctcttcaggccattataatgtctgaaaggacaacaaagagaggcagagagtcacgagggcaagcaggctctgcatctagaggcaacagtgctggtggtggacacggtgcatcctcttcagcatgtggccattgcacacgctcgtccttcttttcgggagctggctgtgttgagcctcaacatgcagacaaattggtagagtggatgaccaagccgtcctcatccttgtcctcatcctctctcacccaggctcagggtactttgtctggcaaattagctgccaaggcgtcctcttccctctgctcaatggcatcacttactTCTTCCCTAgttccaccatgtcctcctgaggagtccccggaactgtttcaacacagtgttgggtacatgctgcatgaagatgtgcagcgttttgaaggctccgatgatggaacacagatagaggaaggcagtaatgtgagcccagagagagggggtgcccgagagggacagcaatctggcagtcatgttcccccagctgcagtatactgatgatgaggtcactgactctacgtgggtgcctgataggagagagaaggaggaggaggaggaggaagaggcacaggcacatctccaaagaggcaggatgccctccaggggccagcttaagggcagcacaccaactgcattacatcgcagagctacgcctgtgcagggcgctgctgtgtctcaacgttactgcaaaagttctttggtgtgggccttttttgagacatgtgcatcagatcgcaccgttgctatttgcaacatatgtctcaagcgtatctcgcatggccaaaacatcacccgcttgggcaccacatgcttgaccagacatatgttgacctgccatgcagttcgttggcaagcatacctgaaagacccacaccaaagaacaaagcggacctctccttgcccctcatcagcttggatctccaaccccactagaccctcagtcctctctgaagcctgcactgataggactgaaggtgtagaattaggtgtgtcacaacctagtagtacatgcggacaATCTACTGATgataccagacaaatttccctgccccagctgctgcagcgccaaaagaagtactctcccagccatccacatgcccagcggttgaatgctagcttagcgaaattgctagcacttcaacttctgccttttcagttggtagattctgcccccttccatgagtttgtggaatgtgcggtacctcagtggcaagtacccaaacgccactttttctcacggaaggcgattccggctctctaccgccatgtggaaggcaatgtccatgcctcgctggacagggcagtcagtggtaaggtgcatattactgctgactcatggtccagcaggcatggacagggacgttacctctctttcacggcgcattgggtgactctgctggcagctgggaaggacgcagggcaaggtacagtagtgttggaggttgttccgccaccacgcctccaaaccactactactggttgtgacacacctctctcctccaccccctcctcttcttcctctgtggcctcttcctgtgctgatgtgtcctcagaaccagccgtgctccgtaggcgtacgaggggctacgcaggaatgcaggcaaagagatgccatgcggtgctagagctggtgtgcttgggagacaggagccatactggggcagaggttctgtcagctctgcaggggcaggctcagaggtggttgacgccacgccagtttaagccaggaatggtggttagcgacaatggcaccaacctcctctctgccctgcgacagggacaactgacccatgtgccctgttttgctcatgttctgaatttggtggtgcagcggttcttgggcaggtacccgggcttacaggatgtcctgaagcaggccaggaaagtctgtgtgcatttctgaaggtcatataatgccagtgctcggctgacagacctccaaagggaatacaacctgcccaagaaccgcctaatctgtgacatgcccactagatggaactctacattggccatgctgcagcggctgcacacgcagcagagggccatcaatgagtacctgtgccaatatggcagcagaactgggtcaggggagcttgtttttttccccacgccagtgggccttgatcagggatgcatgcactgtcctgtcaccatttgaggaggccacaaggatggtgagcactgacagtgcatgcatcagtgagactgtccctcttattcacatgttggagcacacgctacatggaataatggacagggcccttgaggcagaacagagggaggaagaggaggacttccttacctctcaaggccccctttatccagacagtggtcctgcttgaaTGCCTAacacagaggaagaggaggaggaggaggattgtatcagcatgaaggtggagcctagcactcagcatcagcagcagtcttcaagggatcaattactgtcccaaggaacacatggacttgtacgtggctgggatgaggtggctgcggatcctgtcgtcctcagtgacccagaggactctgcaccgaatgcctcagcaaacctacgatgcatggcctccctgatcctgcaaagcctgcgtaaggatcctcgtattcgtggtatcaagaagagggatcattactggctggcaactctccttgattcacgttacaagagtaaggttgcggaccttatcttgccgtcacAGAGAGAGCataagatgaaacatcttcgggaggccttgcagaaaggtcttttccccgtgttccgtgctgtgctctttcccccatgttccgtgctgtgctattccccccgtgttccgtgctgtgctctttcctccgtgttccgtgctgtgctctttcccccgtgttctgtgctgtgctctttcccccgtgttccgtgctgtgctctttcccccgtgttccgtgctgtgctctttcccctgtgttccgtgctgtgctctttcccccgtgctgtgctctttcccccgtgttccgtgctgtgctctttcccccgtgttcagtgctgtgctctttcccccgtgttccgtgctgtgctctttcccccgtgttctgtgctgtgctctttcccccgtgttccgtgctgtgctctttcccccgtgttccgtgctgtgctctttcccccgtgttccgtgctgtgctctttcccccgtgttctgtgctgtgctcttCCCCCCCGTGTTcagtgctgtcctctctccccccccgtgttccgtgctgtcctctctcccccctaaatctgtcaggatggagagcggaggtaggagccgctaaacccggctcctaccttttcagaatgaacagagtcagtgatcactgactctgtccattcatataactgagcatcgtaacctgtgtttacgatgcttcagtttatgaatggagagcagcttccctccattcatttcagctgagggtgcagagaaagggcctggggaatctgtgtccttagtccctttctctgtcttaaaggggagatgtcagggttctgttaagacccctgatatctctccaaagacccccaacagggctgataaaaaaaaatgcaataaatattttttttttaataaaatgtaaaaaaaaaaaaataataaaacacactgacaatccacccccctaaaaaaaaaaaaaaaaaaatcactgtaaaaaaaatgtcaaaaaaaattgtaaaaaaaaaaaaaaaaaatactgtcacatgacatttaaaaaaaagtatcggtaatcgatatcggcgagtacttgaaaaaaagtatcggtacttgtactcggtctcaaaaaagtggtatcgggacaaccctagttcagacaattttttagtccgcaaccccaaggtatgaccggttccagcaaccatcaccagcgtctgttttacatggtgcgggaatacctaggaacaagatcagacttggacacttttcccaccgaaaatcctctgacttactgggtcttgaggatggatcactggccagagcttgcacagtacgcaattgagctactggcttgtcctgaatccagcgttctttcagaacgcacattcagtgctgctggaggctttgtgacggatcacagggtgcgcctctccaccgactgaccttcataaaaatgaatcaggcttggatcaccaccagctaccaagcacctgatgctgatgtaactgaataatttttctgaaatgtcagatcccttggagactgcctatgctgatgctgagtgactatcctgttatgctgactgaatatccttttcctcctcttgctgatagcttgtaagaacattgttgattctgggcaccgccaccagtgcctaaggcccaatttttctgcccctatttaacagaggcgtgtaattaaaatttttgatgcaatgctttgcagcgggctcattgctgtgctccaactagagtgtctgtgagaggttgcagtgttgtggcaccagcaccagtgcctaaggccacaTTTTTctgaattacaatttttgatgcaatgctttgcagcgggctcattgctgtgcttcaactagagtatctgtgaggggttgcagtgttgtggcaccagtgcctaaggcccaatttttctgcccctgtttaacagaggcgggtaattacaatttttgatgcaatgctttacagcgggctcattgctgtgctccaactagagtatctgtgaggggttgcagtgttgtggcaccagcaccagtgcctaaggcccaatttttctgcccctgttcaacaggggcgtgtaattacaattcttgatctaatatttcacagcagggcgttccagcgcccaccaagactaactgtgagggcttacagtgttgtggcaacaccaacacccagggcccaaatttatgcagagtatatacggcaggcccctactttcaaacatccaacttacaaacgactcctacttgcaaacggaaggagacaacaggaagtgagaggaaatctacccctaggaagggaaattctcttctgtaaaaggtgtcttctgtccactgatgctttatcaccaatccttgtttcaccaaacaaaaaaaaaaaaaatcttttgtcattgggacagaaagagaGGTGCAATCTActaaacagatgcacacagacagcaaaacaaatgttacaggggtgataacccttctctatgttttcagaaaagcttaaaaaaagattttatggctgaagctacaaagcttaaagaagtaccagttgaaaattacaaacagattctacttaacaacaaacctacagtccctgtcttgtttgcaccgcctgtatactgctgttcaaagtatatagggccaaaggggcttgtaatgacctggggggaggggggcggggaaacccatgctatttttctcagtgattttcatcaatATTGCAGGgatcaaacattacattaaagccgcaagcagtcttaaattacttttttcttatagtaatctaattttgtgcagggacagttctaaacatgtgccactactatagacacccagcaggtatgatatttaaaggaattttttactttaagcatcattgaaatcgctgctccagaaaaaatgaccgtttttttcgattgatacatgttccctggggcaagacccgggttctcaaagacgttttccgacaataacttgcatattgggctttaaaatgagcacttttgaattcgaacgttcgagtcccatagacgtcaatggggttctaaatgtttgggcaaacgttcggtccgttcgaaggttctggtgcgaaccgaatgggggggtgttcggctcatccctaaacctttatagggtccaagtatcgcctcgtgctaccagtagtgacacgtaccctagccaaatgcaaaactagtgaaaactgtcagaaaagatgagtaggggaaaaaaatgtcagacacctccacctgaacaaacattcctgtttttggttgtctcattgttgcccatctagtgcactgttgttaatttcaattaacagaaaagcagctgaaactgattaacaaccccctctgtatacacccctccccctctgctacttaactgaccagatcaatatcccaggagttctgattcaaagttGTTCCTTTAAttgttttgagcagtgtatatataatgcactcttcaaatgtgctttaaaatgcatggttttccctttcatgaacaaggaaataatgatgttgggctggtattataatgctatggggctggtatgacattttttccagggctggcttTTATTCATAGTCTGGTCCTGGATACTGTATATCTTATATATAATAAcggaactatcttcagtgtaaagaagaacaaggagtcctggaagtaatGGTCAATCcctcacagagccctgatctcaatatcattgagtctgtctgggattacataaagagaaagaaggatttgaggcagcctacatccacagaagatctgtcgTTAGtgctccaagatgtttggatcaacctacctgccaagttctTTCAAAaactgtgcaagtgtacctagaaagaTTGAGGCTGGTTTAAAGCTAATGCATAGTAACAACAAATATTGATTTCGATTTTTTTCTTCTATTCATTTACTTTACATTTTGTtaattggtaaaaaataaactattaatacttctgtttctgaaagcattctagctttacagcattttttcacacctgcctaaaatgtttgcacagtactatttatatatactggggcagatccacagggccagattcaggtagatcagcggatctttagatccgcgtgatctatctgatttaagatacgctgccgcaagtttgagaggcaagtgggtaattcacaaaccatttacctccaaacttgcggcagtgtcgtacgcctgtcggatctagccgagatgccgtcgtatcttgttttgaggattcaaaacaaagatacgacacgggaattttaaaattacgccggcgtatcaatagatacgccggcgtaatttctttgtggatctgccccactgtgtgtgatatatatatatatatatatatatatatatatatatatatattgtgaaggattagctcgtggggatcaccttttctgaaatcacagtctgtaagcaggcactttcttttaagtctggcggatgccagattttatttataaacggtttgcagattaaaataaacaaaacaataaattaaatccttgccgtccggcgctaaactaaacaaacaggatctcctctctatacagtgtggggctagtccctgacacccacaaaacatgtagtaaagcaaaccttttcagtccagcactcagcgctcccctcactcagatcccttcctgagtttcaagccagagccctgttgtgctctcttcctggacatttaaagtccagctgattgtggactccagtggacccaaacatccggaccggaaccctagccaggcccagaggctgtaaaacccggaatggattccggttcagtctctcatgatagaacgtatgcgaggtgaaatgtacctatgatcatgtatcgcacctcgcatagcgtcacaatatatatatatatatatatatatatatatatatatatatatatactgtatatatatagatagcatTTTTTTAACGTCATATGAGTTTTAGGCCCATTGATGTTCTTCTTTATACTCTGTAGCAGTGTGCAGTTCAGTTGTGTATGTGGAATCCAGAGTGTAAACTGTGTGACATGTTTTAGGGTcggaaggtatttttttttacctttgagaTATAATTGGTCATAAATGTCTCAGGGGTCTCTTAATTTTCTTCTGGATCCACAGAGTATTGACTCCTAAACCTGATGTTCTGCTTACTGCTAAATAAAATATTCAGCTTTAAAATTATAACCTTATGAGCTTTTTCTATATATTATTTAAATGTTAAATACACAAAAGAGGCCGAATACTTGTAAACTGGTGCCATTACAGCACAGTTGCTTTGGgtctgaatgaaaaatttattttattttacacttttaaaatgtAGAGTGCTGCCTAAGAGGAGAGATGGGAGATACAACACATGCTCCTACCTTCATGAGGAAGATATGCTGAGCCATACCAatgtaccaggggcggactgacaactcatggggcccctgggcaataggagattatggggcccccgggcaataggagattatggggcccccgggcaataggggattatggggccacacagaatacacacagacacacaatatatacacacaatatacacacacacagtattcatacacacactgagaagctactggagaggcggggcagctataatcttgggattttgagaccaaaaggatgtccgtaagggacattttttagggacagatgtaaaaaaaacacagatttttacatactgtccttggttttactgaggttggcaaacctgatggggccctctagtggcatggggccctcggcagtgcccgaatggtcagtcccccCCTGCAATGTACACTGAAAATCTTTCAGTAGGGATGATCTCACTTGTGTTCAGATATGAGTCTAAACCGCCTGAGCTATCTCGCCAGTGCTGCTAAAAGCTATTGAAGAATAGAGATGACATCAGGTATGTTTGGACATGAGTTCAAACCCGCCAGAGCTATCACACCAAGAAGCTGTCAATGCCAACAGCCAATCATAGTTGGCGGATGTATTCCCCACCCTTCAAGTGTATGTTTACACGCCTTTTGTATGTGCGGCTGTGGGGTGTGAAATGTCTCCGTCACCTATTATTGGCTGTTGACATTGACAGCTTCTCGGTGTGATAGCTCTGACGGGTTTGAAATCATACACAAACATACTTGATGTCATCCCTATTCTTCAATAGCTTTTAGCAGCACTTTCATTGAACATGAAGGTGGCAGTAGGTATATCTTAGCCATAAAGTTAAAGAAAGTTAGGAGTCAGTATTGAAGTGAATTAAATAAGAAAGCCACACAGAAAACATTTAGATAATTACATTGCATCGTCTGTTGTATGCTCTAACCAAAGGCTTTCAGTTTTAAAAGCTTAAAGAGGGAGTAAACTCTCATGTTGTGGAGATGTCCTAAACTCCACCATTATTGGCAAGGTGTTATTAATACTGTTCATTTGGTCTTTCAGATAAACATAATAGAAGACCCGGGAACATGCCTTTTAGGTATAGTGGATGAATCTCTGCTCCCTGAAAACCCCTATATACCTATAGTTAGGAtttttttcagtgcccataaGCTTATAGCTCAAAAGTGGATGTCTCCACATCCACCAACAAAAGGTTAATGGAAAATGCTAATAAATAATACTCTTTTCCGGGAAAAAATATACATGTTTACATAAAAACTGCAAAGAGAAGTTTGAAAGAGTACAGGAGAGGTGGTTGGCAATACCAGATTTGGCCCCTTCATTGTTTGCGGCATGGAGGACTATAACGGCAGGATTACAGCACAAGCATTTTtgaggtactctttttttttttttttttatgttttgagttTAGTGAGTTATTAAATATTCAATATAAAAAATACCCCTTTTtcttctctatttttctttaatacttaatatatagagtatatatatgTTAACAGGCACTTGGGTTATGTATATATGTTGTATGTTGTTTGAgcaaatatcaataaaaaatacTTGATTTAAACTCCCATgtatgatttttacctataggtaagcctatatataaaggcttacctataagtactgtaaatagatagatagatgcagccggtgacgtcaccagcgcatccgctctgaaggaatggcatatGCCATTCCTTTTAGAGCCGTGCCGTAAATCCGCAAATCCAAAGgtatgcttaaaggggttttaaagctttgtgttttttcaccttaatgcatcctatcctTTAAACTGCCcggacctgtgttttttttttttttttggatgcggTTTACTATTGCTTTAAAACTGagtacaggtttactttaaatggGCAACCTCATTTTTCTCAGTCTGTTTATTAAATTGGACTCTTGTCAGTTTACTAGGTTGAGCAGTTGGACAACTTTTCTACCCTCACCATTTAACAGGGATATGTGCTGGTATTAAAACAGCAGAGGGCCATATGCTCAACCCTGTGTTGACCATTTCCAGAGGCATACACAACCAATCTCCACAAGGTTTGGTGTGTCTTTctatacagaaaaaaacaaaacacacaataGGATGTTCACCACATTTTCATTTAtggcaaaaaatattttcaataaaagttctTTAGCAACACGATAACCTCTGTGTTTGGCCCACTTTAACACAGTTTAATCAAGTCAAGACCACTAAGATTTAATCACATTCACACTGTCGCTCATAGTTTTATTTATTCAAAAATATGTATATCATGATGCTTCAGTACATTCTATAGGTTACATTCACAGGAAGACTATGAGTTCAATTGTACAATCCAGATCACATAAAGGCACAAAagttaaaacaaacatttagcaAATCCCAAAGACATACAGAAAAATCACAGTACTGTTTGACACTCTTTATGCTGATACCTCCTTACCAATTTGGTAATTCCCAATGGTTACCCAGTGCATGttttaaaaagtgaattttttcagtTATACAATTTACTGGTGTCCACATATAATGCATCATTGTTGCAGTCAAGCTTGCCATATTTTGACTGCAGATAAAGTTTGAAGGCATACACCagcaaatagggccagattcacgtagggcagcggcggcgtaacgtatcgtagatacgttacaccgccgcaatttttcatcgcaagtgcctgattcaccaagcacttgcgatgaaaacctacaccggcggcctccggcgcaaggcgggccaatttaaatgggcgtgtgccatttaaattaggcgcgctcccgcgccggacctaccgcgcatgctccgtttccgaactcccgccgtgcattgcgcgccgtgacgtaatttttttgaacggcgacgcgcgtagcgtaattccgtattcccggacggcttacgcaagcaacgttattttttaaatttcgacgctggaacaacggccatactttatacagcaatacgattgctgtgtaaagttaaggcaccaaaaaaaacgactaactttgcgatgggaaactagactagcggcgacgtagcgaacgcgaaaaaccgtcgggaatcgccgtaactgctaatttgcatacctgacactggtttacgacgcaaactccccccatcggcggccgcggtattgcatcttaagatccgacagtgtaaaacaattacacctgtcggatcttatggctatctatgcgtaactgattctatgaatcagtcgcatagatagaaacagagatacgacagcgtatcagcagatacgccgtcctatctccactgtgaatctggcccatagttcttaacTGTCTGAAATCTAACCCAGAGTACCCTTGGGTGACTAGGAGATTAACAGAAAAGTAAAATAATTGATTTTCCTGATTGTATTTTTAACCGTGCATGGCAAGG comes from Rana temporaria chromosome 2, aRanTem1.1, whole genome shotgun sequence and encodes:
- the AGPAT3 gene encoding 1-acyl-sn-glycerol-3-phosphate acyltransferase gamma, with the protein product MLLEWWSGTQCTLFTDQETVDHFGKEHVIIILNHNFEIDFLCGWTMCERFGVLGSSKVLAKKELLMVPLIGWTWYFLEIVFCKRKWEEDRDTVLQVLHDLRDYPEYMWFLLYCEGTHFTETKHKISMEVADKKGLAHLKYHLLPRTRGFTTAVQCLRGTVSAVYDVTLNFRGNKNPSLLGILYGKQYEADMCVRRFPLEEIPEDEKEAANWLHKLYQEKDLQECYFHEGTFPGIQIISHRRPWTLLNFLFWATVLLSPLISFAIGIFASGSPLLILSFLGFMWTALFAVRRLIGVTQIEQGSSYGNSEVKMD